From one uncultured Paludibacter sp. genomic stretch:
- the murA gene encoding UDP-N-acetylglucosamine 1-carboxyvinyltransferase, whose product MSSFKIEGGHKLKGTITPQGAKNEALQVICAVLLTPEKITISNIPQILDVLNLIELLKDLGVKVEKTTENTYTFQADNIDLNYLQTEKFYRQSASLRGSVMIVGPLVARFGKAIIPKPGGDKIGRRRLDTHFLGIQKLGADFEYNADNKTYTIQAEKLKGCYMLLDEASVTGTANILMTAVLAEGKTTIYNAACEPYLQQLCKMLNSMGAKITGVGSNLLTIEGVKKLKGCSHKLLPDMIEVGSFIGMAAMTGSEITIKNVAYDELGIIPDSFRRLGIVLEQKGDDIFIPAQENYSIESFIDGSIMTIADAPWPGLTPDLLSVFLVVATKANGSVLIHQKMFESRLFFVDKLIDMGAQIILCDPHRATVIGLGKNLHLRASTMSSPDIRAGIALLIAAMAAXGTSTIHNIDQIDRGYQDIDKRLNALGAKITRI is encoded by the coding sequence ATGTCATCATTTAAAATTGAAGGCGGACATAAACTCAAAGGCACAATTACTCCGCAAGGCGCAAAAAACGAAGCGTTACAAGTGATTTGCGCTGTATTACTCACACCTGAGAAAATAACAATTAGTAATATCCCACAAATTCTTGACGTTCTCAATCTTATAGAGTTGCTTAAAGATTTAGGCGTAAAAGTTGAAAAAACAACGGAAAACACCTACACTTTTCAAGCAGATAATATTGACTTAAATTATCTTCAAACAGAAAAATTTTATCGTCAAAGTGCATCTTTAAGAGGTTCCGTAATGATTGTAGGACCACTTGTAGCACGTTTTGGAAAAGCAATTATTCCCAAACCCGGCGGCGATAAAATTGGAAGACGAAGATTAGACACGCATTTTTTAGGCATTCAAAAATTGGGAGCAGATTTTGAATATAATGCTGATAATAAAACATATACAATCCAAGCTGAAAAACTAAAAGGTTGTTATATGCTGTTAGACGAGGCATCTGTAACAGGAACTGCCAATATTTTAATGACAGCCGTTTTAGCCGAAGGAAAAACCACCATTTACAACGCCGCTTGCGAACCTTATTTACAGCAACTTTGTAAAATGCTTAATTCTATGGGAGCAAAAATCACAGGTGTTGGTTCAAACTTACTTACCATCGAAGGTGTGAAAAAACTCAAAGGCTGTTCACACAAATTGTTGCCCGATATGATTGAAGTGGGAAGTTTTATAGGAATGGCAGCAATGACAGGCTCAGAAATTACAATAAAGAACGTGGCTTATGATGAATTGGGAATAATTCCCGACAGTTTTCGCCGTTTAGGAATTGTTTTAGAACAAAAAGGCGACGACATTTTTATTCCTGCACAGGAAAATTACAGTATCGAATCGTTTATTGACGGTTCTATTATGACCATTGCTGATGCTCCTTGGCCCGGACTTACTCCCGATTTATTAAGTGTTTTTCTTGTGGTAGCAACCAAAGCCAACGGAAGCGTTTTGATACATCAAAAAATGTTCGAAAGTCGTCTGTTTTTTGTGGATAAATTGATAGATATGGGCGCTCAAATCATCCTTTGCGATCCGCATCGAGCTACCGTAATTGGATTGGGAAAAAATCTCCATCTGCGTGCTTCTACAATGAGTTCTCCCGATATTCGCGCCGGAATTGCATTACTTATCGCGGCAATGGCAGCCGANGGTACGAGTACCATTCACAACATTGACCAAATTGACCGCGGTTATCAGGATATTGACAAACGTTTAAATGCATTGGGAGCGAAAATAACAAGAATTTAA
- a CDS encoding conserved hypothetical protein (Evidence 4 : Unknown function but conserved in other organisms), which yields MDYPTLTGKLIMPEYGRNIQRMVEYALTIETREERKKCVQSIINTMGNLFPYLRDVNDFKHKLWDHVAIMSDFQLDIDYPYEIVKQENLYTRPETIPYKNSRIVYMHYGRNLEEMIEKIANYPEGETKNXLIRMIANQMKKCFLTWNKEVVDDKKIFDDLRELSHGKLDISEDFLKLMESKNILQSGKTNKKNNRNNNNNKKK from the coding sequence ATGGACTATCCCACACTTACAGGAAAACTAATTATGCCTGAATACGGACGAAATATTCAGCGAATGGTAGAATATGCACTTACAATAGAAACACGTGAAGAACGAAAAAAATGTGTTCAAAGCATTATAAATACAATGGGAAATCTTTTTCCATATTTACGTGATGTAAATGATTTTAAACACAAACTTTGGGATCACGTTGCAATTATGTCCGATTTCCAGTTGGATATTGACTATCCTTATGAAATTGTGAAACAAGAAAATTTATATACGCGTCCTGAAACCATTCCATATAAAAATTCGCGGATTGTTTATATGCATTACGGTAGAAATTTGGAAGAGATGATCGAAAAAATAGCAAATTATCCTGAAGGAGAAACAAAAAATGANCTTATCAGAATGATTGCCAACCAAATGAAAAAGTGTTTTCTCACATGGAATAAAGAAGTAGTGGACGATAAAAAGATTTTTGACGATTTAAGGGAACTTTCACACGGTAAATTAGACATTTCGGAAGATTTTCTCAAACTGATGGAAAGCAAAAACATACTGCAATCAGGCAAAACAAATAAAAAAAACAACAGAAACAATAACAACAATAAAAAGAAATAA
- a CDS encoding conserved exported hypothetical protein (Evidence 4 : Unknown function but conserved in other organisms) — protein MKTTLRVFLLLTIIFTFISCGSSQTSSASKIKMNLQAVSVAFYNLENLFDTINGPNIDEEFLPDGAMKWTGYKYKAKIKNMSYAISQIGLDVTPDGVSIIGVSEIENRGVLEDLVKQPTLASRQYGIVHYESPDRRGVDVGLLYNPRDFIVTNSKSYRLHTPDTAFRTRDQLMVSGYLLGEKVHVIVNHWPSRYGGEVASEPNRIAAAKLTKSIVDSLYKVDENAKIIVMGDLNDDPQNKSTAEVLDAKRNMEDVPKEGLYNTMWRILDSGVGTLAYNGQWNLFDQIIISEPLIHSDNQHLRFWKAEVFNKSFLIQQEGTYKGSPLRTHAGGVWLNGYSDHFPTLIYLTKEKK, from the coding sequence ATGAAAACAACATTGCGAGTATTTCTCCTGTTAACTATTATTTTTACATTTATCTCTTGCGGTTCGAGCCAAACAAGTTCTGCCTCTAAAATAAAAATGAATCTGCAAGCGGTAAGCGTGGCTTTTTATAATTTAGAAAACCTTTTCGACACTATAAATGGTCCCAATATAGATGAAGAATTTCTTCCTGATGGAGCAATGAAATGGACGGGTTATAAATACAAAGCAAAAATTAAAAATATGTCTTACGCTATTTCACAAATAGGTTTAGATGTAACTCCTGATGGCGTTTCTATTATAGGAGTATCGGAAATAGAAAATCGAGGAGTATTGGAAGATCTGGTAAAACAACCGACCCTTGCAAGCCGTCAATATGGAATTGTGCATTATGAAAGTCCTGACCGCCGTGGTGTAGATGTTGGGTTGTTATATAATCCACGTGATTTTATTGTAACAAACAGCAAGTCTTATCGTTTACATACTCCTGATACGGCTTTTCGTACACGCGACCAATTAATGGTGAGCGGATATTTATTGGGAGAAAAAGTCCATGTAATTGTTAATCACTGGCCATCACGTTATGGAGGAGAAGTGGCATCAGAACCAAACAGAATAGCGGCTGCAAAACTTACAAAATCTATTGTAGATTCGCTTTATAAAGTGGATGAAAATGCTAAAATCATTGTTATGGGCGACTTAAATGACGACCCGCAAAACAAAAGTACAGCAGAAGTGTTAGATGCCAAACGAAATATGGAAGATGTTCCTAAAGAAGGGTTATATAACACTATGTGGAGAATTTTAGACAGTGGAGTGGGAACATTAGCATACAATGGTCAGTGGAACTTATTTGATCAAATTATTATTTCCGAACCATTAATACATTCCGATAATCAACACCTAAGATTTTGGAAAGCGGAAGTTTTTAATAAAAGTTTTCTTATCCAGCAAGAAGGAACTTATAAAGGAAGCCCGTTGCGTACCCATGCAGGAGGTGTATGGCTTAACGGTTATAGCGACCACTTTCCAACTTTAATTTACTTAACTAAAGAAAAGAAATAG
- a CDS encoding conserved exported hypothetical protein (Evidence 4 : Unknown function but conserved in other organisms), which produces MKRVLLLFIAIIFAISASFAQTRATGVVKIAESETPLPGVTVTLLQQNISAKTNANGEFQLIYVKAGSEEMSFSRPGYLPQIKVVNIEEGKENNLGTVYLKVDVQEEARQEAVLQLSESDFSEDEGKATQNISTSLSKSDVYLSQTAFSFSPMRFRLRGYEQEFESTYINGVAFNSLDRGGFNYSSLGGLNDAMRNKDVTVGLEANSFSYGNLGSNTNIINRAGSFAAGTKVSAAFSNRTYKLRGQVTHSTGIMPNGWAFTVSGLFRWADEGIQQGTFYNSAGYFLAAEKVFNPRHSLSLVTYGAPTKRGQASAATQEVYDLTGTIYYNSYWGYQDGKKRNSRVVKSFDPTAVLTHDFKINENQRLRTGLAYHYSMYSNSALGFYNAPDPRPDYYRYLPSYQTNSDDVGMITTLWKFVDGEPMVPSVSQINWDGLYRANYQNNVVNPSGSAKYMVERRHSDLMETALNSTYSNQLNRYLKLTAGIEAKYAKDMNYKTVDDLLGGNQWIDIDQFAERDFPSNPDIIQNDLNNPNRVVKKGDXFGYHYDINILHGSAYLQNEWNLSQLDIYYAGQVTYTQFNRYGYMKNGRAPENSYGAGKVWWFVDPSVKAGATYKINGRNRLSANVLAETLAPIPSGAYVSERIKDTRVRDLESRKVLSYDLNYSLSYSAVXGXVSXXQTXILGGTESFGYYDDAAQTFINFMLSKINKQYRGVEAGVTVKINKNFSVSAAGTYADYKYTNNSIGTMSWENGAXXDXXDSVYTKDLKINTGPQLACNITLDYFHPKMWFADITLNYFDNNYLDFAPDRYTKTSYALYKTIPGAKEALGTQEKLKSGFLLDASIGKLIYLKNKKSLNINLSLSNILNNTSMITGGYQQGRMPITDGVLDAENLNKFPNKYYYAWGFNMFLNIGYKF; this is translated from the coding sequence ATGAAAAGAGTATTGTTGCTATTTATTGCTATTATTTTTGCTATTTCTGCTTCGTTTGCTCAAACAAGAGCTACAGGAGTGGTAAAAATTGCAGAATCCGAAACTCCGCTTCCAGGCGTAACCGTCACTTTGTTACAACAAAACATTTCTGCGAAAACGAATGCAAATGGAGAGTTTCAATTAATTTATGTTAAGGCAGGTTCTGAAGAAATGAGTTTTTCGCGCCCTGGTTATTTGCCTCAAATTAAAGTGGTAAATATTGAAGAAGGGAAGGAAAATAATTTAGGTACTGTTTATTTAAAAGTAGATGTACAAGAAGAAGCTCGTCAGGAAGCTGTATTACAGTTAAGTGAATCCGATTTTAGTGAAGACGAAGGAAAAGCGACTCAAAACATATCCACGAGCTTATCGAAAAGTGATGTTTATCTTTCACAAACGGCATTTTCTTTTAGTCCGATGCGTTTTCGTTTACGCGGTTACGAGCAAGAATTTGAATCGACATACATCAATGGAGTTGCTTTCAACTCTTTAGACAGAGGAGGTTTTAACTATTCAAGTTTAGGAGGTTTGAATGATGCAATGCGTAATAAAGATGTAACAGTTGGGTTGGAAGCCAATTCATTTAGTTATGGGAATCTTGGTAGTAATACAAATATTATAAATCGCGCCGGTTCTTTTGCTGCCGGTACCAAAGTAAGCGCCGCTTTTAGTAATCGTACGTACAAACTTCGCGGACAAGTAACACACTCTACGGGAATAATGCCAAATGGGTGGGCGTTTACAGTATCGGGATTATTCCGCTGGGCTGACGAAGGAATTCAACAAGGTACATTTTATAATTCTGCCGGCTATTTTCTAGCTGCAGAAAAGGTATTTAATCCAAGACACAGTCTTTCATTAGTTACTTATGGCGCTCCTACAAAGAGAGGACAGGCGAGTGCAGCAACCCAAGAAGTGTACGATTTAACAGGTACAATTTATTATAATTCATACTGGGGATATCAGGATGGTAAAAAACGTAATTCACGTGTTGTTAAAAGTTTTGATCCTACTGCTGTTTTAACACATGATTTCAAAATAAACGAAAACCAACGTCTTCGTACCGGACTTGCATATCATTATAGTATGTATAGCAATTCAGCATTAGGATTCTACAATGCGCCTGATCCACGTCCGGATTACTATCGTTATTTACCGAGTTATCAAACAAACTCAGATGATGTGGGAATGATTACTACGCTTTGGAAATTTGTAGATGGTGAACCTATGGTTCCTTCTGTTTCACAAATTAACTGGGATGGTTTATATAGAGCCAATTATCAAAATAATGTGGTGAATCCTTCGGGAAGCGCTAAATATATGGTAGAGCGTCGTCATAGTGATTTAATGGAAACAGCATTAAATTCTACATATAGTAATCAGTTGAATCGTTATTTGAAACTTACTGCCGGGATTGAAGCAAAATACGCGAAAGATATGAATTATAAAACCGTAGATGATTTGTTGGGTGGAAATCAATGGATTGATATTGACCAATTTGCAGAGCGCGATTTTCCTTCTAATCCTGATATTATTCAAAATGATTTAAATAATCCCAACAGAGTTGTGAAAAAAGGCGATANTTTTGGCTATCATTATGATATAAATATTTTACATGGAAGCGCTTATTTGCAAAATGAATGGAATTTATCACAACTGGATATCTACTATGCAGGACAAGTAACTTATACACAATTTAACCGTTATGGTTATATGAAAAACGGGCGTGCTCCTGAAAACTCTTATGGTGCCGGAAAAGTTTGGTGGTTTGTTGACCCATCAGTAAAAGCCGGTGCGACATATAAAATAAACGGACGCAATAGATTATCAGCTAATGTTTTAGCTGAAACATTGGCGCCGATTCCAAGCGGGGCATATGTCTCAGAAAGAATTAAAGATACACGCGTACGTGACCTTGAGAGTAGGAAAGTATTATCGTATGATTTAAATTATTCTTTATCATACTCTGCAGTAANNGGNAGNGTAAGTTTNTTNCAAACNNAAATACTTGGAGGTACTGAAAGTTTTGGATATTATGATGATGCGGCACAAACATTTATTAATTTTATGCTTTCTAAAATTAATAAACAATACAGAGGCGTAGAAGCAGGTGTTACCGTAAAAATAAACAAAAATTTCTCAGTTTCCGCTGCAGGTACGTATGCTGATTATAAATATACTAATAATTCAATAGGAACTATGAGTTGGGAAAATGGAGCNNAACNAGATNAAANAGATTCAGTATACACAAAAGACTTAAAAATAAATACAGGACCACAATTAGCTTGCAATATAACGTTGGATTATTTTCATCCTAAGATGTGGTTTGCCGATATTACATTAAATTATTTTGATAATAATTATTTAGATTTTGCACCTGATAGATATACTAAGACCAGTTATGCGCTTTATAAAACCATTCCAGGTGCAAAAGAAGCTCTTGGAACTCAAGAAAAATTAAAAAGCGGCTTTTTGCTGGATGCTTCTATTGGCAAACTTATATATTTGAAAAACAAAAAATCACTTAATATAAACTTAAGTTTGAGTAATATCTTGAATAACACAAGTATGATTACTGGAGGTTATCAACAAGGACGTATGCCAATTACCGATGGAGTGTTGGACGCTGAAAATTTGAACAAATTCCCTAATAAGTATTATTATGCTTGGGGATTCAATATGTTTTTGAACATTGGGTATAAATTCTAA
- a CDS encoding conserved exported hypothetical protein (Evidence 4 : Unknown function but conserved in other organisms), whose amino-acid sequence MKNKIIISTLVLAAALFTACTQTEFDAIPVENLMGDSLTTTYTIAQLKAEFMKKSDAYSDTNTLSDLYTSDLILSGKEVVISGYITSTDVEGNVYKYFTIQENKEGGQAIKVSADASGISGMYTIGQRVWIRCNYLHIGNYGQAPQLGNQYXNTSRFKVKKSTNDTIYRIEPGRXPLPIAERHIHAYGMPDPSVIKADTMTIAQINAAKYDTLVNRLVCIKNAYFTGFDGSNKPLSGENLIFAPSTNGVGYPQLRMITDGTGNVAIATSEYAKFATYALPTSNYRGNITVIVGWYKNYTDADGVWQLTLRTLKDLGPGFEEYLNQVNYK is encoded by the coding sequence ATGAAAAATAAAATAATCATAAGCACACTTGTTTTGGCTGCGGCGCTATTTACGGCTTGTACTCAAACAGAGTTTGATGCTATCCCTGTAGAAAATCTAATGGGAGATTCGCTTACTACCACATATACAATTGCACAACTGAAAGCAGAATTTATGAAAAAATCAGATGCTTATTCTGATACCAATACATTATCAGACCTTTACACTTCTGATCTAATTTTATCTGGTAAAGAAGTAGTAATAAGTGGTTACATCACTTCTACTGATGTGGAAGGAAATGTTTATAAATATTTTACTATACAAGAAAATAAAGAAGGAGGACAAGCTATAAAAGTTTCTGCAGATGCATCTGGAATTTCTGGAATGTACACTATAGGACAGCGAGTTTGGATTCGTTGTAACTATCTACACATAGGAAATTATGGTCAAGCTCCACAGTTAGGTAATCAATATNTTAATACGTCAAGATTTAAAGTCAAAAAATCAACCAATGATACTATATATCGAATAGAGCCCGGACGTNTACCTTTACCAATTGCTGAAAGACATATCCATGCTTATGGAATGCCTGATCCTTCTGTAATAAAAGCAGATACGATGACAATAGCGCAAATTAACGCAGCAAAATATGATACATTGGTAAATAGATTGGTTTGTATTAAAAATGCTTATTTTACGGGATTTGATGGAAGTAATAAACCACTTTCGGGTGAAAACCTTATTTTTGCACCATCAACAAACGGAGTTGGTTATCCTCAGCTTCGTATGATAACTGATGGAACAGGAAATGTTGCAATCGCTACCAGTGAATACGCTAAATTTGCTACTTACGCTCTTCCCACATCCAATTATCGCGGTAACATTACAGTGATAGTAGGTTGGTATAAAAATTACACCGATGCGGATGGAGTATGGCAATTAACTTTACGTACTCTGAAAGATTTGGGACCCGGATTTGAAGAATATTTAAATCAAGTAAATTACAAATAA